In a single window of the Actinomycetota bacterium genome:
- a CDS encoding LPXTG cell wall anchor domain-containing protein, whose product MAAVLALPALSSPVSAHHSDVSAYADCEGVVHYTATAWEGWPGVEGSRTNPSVVIGAEGDSGWLGLVGSGAFTPENGYSFSGSFPWPASNPAYVRIYAETQAPWGSGEAGGQTNWSGTVTRPTDCDDPGEGTGTLSVNCVEGTATVKLTLAHTGGDEAVTFEVPGFPNPIVIQPGGASQELTLTTDAPDGLFQITIRIDGVDTPLSIDVACDRPGEGTADLRIDCDEETGVATAIVTITWTGGDKPVTFVVDGVQYVLDANNPSVQIPFEDVDDPVFQIVVTIDGREVPLTEDVDCDPPDTTNPPSTTNPPSTTNPPSTTEPPSTTEPPTTAPPTTEPAETTTSVDSGGPTTTTGSGSGAVTTTIASGSGGGLPSTGGSVSLLLVGLLLVGAGGAMVLVRRRPDTA is encoded by the coding sequence GCGTTGCCCGCTCTCAGTTCTCCGGTGAGCGCCCACCACTCCGACGTGTCCGCATACGCAGATTGCGAAGGCGTCGTCCACTACACCGCAACGGCTTGGGAAGGCTGGCCGGGGGTGGAAGGGTCACGCACCAACCCATCTGTCGTCATCGGCGCAGAGGGCGACAGCGGGTGGCTCGGGCTGGTCGGTTCGGGGGCGTTCACTCCCGAGAACGGCTATTCGTTCAGCGGCTCGTTCCCGTGGCCGGCGAGCAACCCCGCATACGTGCGGATCTACGCCGAGACCCAGGCCCCTTGGGGCTCGGGCGAGGCTGGTGGCCAGACCAACTGGTCAGGGACGGTAACGCGCCCGACCGACTGTGACGACCCCGGCGAGGGCACCGGGACGCTTTCGGTGAACTGCGTCGAGGGCACGGCGACGGTGAAGTTGACGCTGGCGCACACCGGCGGTGACGAGGCCGTCACGTTCGAGGTGCCGGGCTTCCCGAACCCGATCGTGATCCAGCCCGGAGGTGCGTCTCAGGAGCTGACGCTCACCACTGATGCACCGGATGGCTTGTTCCAGATCACGATCCGGATCGACGGTGTCGACACCCCGCTCAGCATCGACGTCGCTTGCGATCGCCCCGGCGAGGGTACGGCCGACCTGCGGATCGATTGCGACGAGGAGACCGGAGTGGCGACCGCGATCGTCACCATCACCTGGACCGGTGGCGACAAGCCGGTCACGTTCGTGGTCGACGGTGTGCAGTACGTGCTCGACGCGAACAACCCGAGCGTCCAGATCCCCTTCGAAGACGTCGACGACCCGGTGTTCCAGATCGTCGTCACCATCGACGGCCGCGAGGTGCCGCTGACCGAGGACGTCGACTGCGACCCGCCAGACACGACGAACCCGCCGTCCACGACGAACCCGCCGTCGACGACGAACCCGCCGTCCACCACGGAGCCGCCGTCGACTACGGAGCCGCCGACGACGGCGCCGCCGACGACGGAGCCCGCGGAGACGACGACGTCGGTCGACTCGGGTGGGCCGACGACCACCACAGGGTCCGGCTCGGGTGCGGTGACCACCACGATCGCCTCCGGCTCGGGGGGCGGACTGCCGAGCACCGGGGGTTCGGTGAGCCTGCTGCTCGTCGGGCTCCTTCTCGTCGGCGCCGGTGGGGCGATGGTGCTGGTTCGCCGCCGCCCGGACACCGCATGA
- a CDS encoding type II toxin-antitoxin system PemK/MazF family toxin encodes MTGQRGGLARRTIDALRRAVRGGGAGGGGEAVRAPSATDIELSADIAVTYEPMLDGDPDPGEVVWTWVPYEDDPSQGKDRPVVLFGRRREHAVGVALTSKERPDEAQVCVGRGPWDREGRTSYAKLDRIIDVDPAQVRREGTVLERERFDALVEALRAHHGIVVAPRRR; translated from the coding sequence ATGACCGGTCAGCGGGGCGGGTTGGCTCGGCGCACGATCGATGCTCTGCGCCGAGCCGTGCGTGGCGGCGGCGCCGGCGGTGGCGGCGAGGCCGTCCGAGCTCCGTCTGCAACCGACATCGAGCTGAGCGCGGACATCGCCGTCACCTACGAGCCCATGCTCGACGGCGACCCCGACCCGGGTGAGGTGGTGTGGACCTGGGTGCCCTACGAGGACGATCCAAGCCAGGGCAAGGACCGCCCGGTGGTGCTCTTCGGCCGGCGGCGAGAGCACGCGGTCGGGGTGGCACTCACCTCGAAGGAGCGCCCAGACGAGGCGCAGGTGTGCGTCGGGCGGGGACCGTGGGACAGAGAAGGTCGCACCAGCTACGCGAAGCTCGACAGGATCATCGACGTCGATCCGGCGCAAGTGCGTCGGGAGGGCACGGTGCTGGAGCGCGAGCGGTTCGACGCCCTCGTTGAAGCGCTGCGCGCCCACCACGGCATCGTCGTCGCGCCGCGACGCCGCTGA
- a CDS encoding threonine synthase — protein sequence MRYVSTRGSAPELGFADVLLAGLAADGGLYVPAEWPALPELPVGDYAAMAAAVMAPYVEGEIDRAAFKSMCHHAYATFRHPATTPLVQIGPDQWLLELHHGPTLAFKDVALQLVGRLFDHVLGQRGQRVTIVGATSGDTGSAAIDGVLGCAHVDIVILYPHGRVSDVQRRQMTTVDAPNVHTVAVDGTFDDCQDLVKAMFNDAPFRQELSLSAVNSINWARVMAQVVYYVVAVDALGGQPLSFSVPTGNFGNVLAGWIAREAGAPIETLVVGSNTNDILTRFFETHSMTTSTVVPTLSPSMDIQVSSNFERLLYEINDRDGGMTAEQMARFRACGRLDVEADQYTRWIAPVFRSARFDDAATLAEIGRVHAETGLLIDPHTAVGTAAARVRCVPGIPMVTLATAHAAKFPDAVHKATGVHPPLPAHLADLLERPERTTRLPNDLAAVQAFVRTVARP from the coding sequence ATGCGGTACGTCTCCACCCGGGGCTCGGCGCCAGAGCTCGGCTTCGCCGACGTGCTGCTGGCCGGGCTCGCCGCCGACGGCGGGTTGTACGTGCCCGCCGAGTGGCCGGCGTTGCCCGAGTTGCCCGTCGGTGACTACGCCGCGATGGCGGCGGCGGTGATGGCGCCCTACGTCGAGGGCGAGATCGACCGCGCGGCGTTCAAGTCGATGTGCCACCACGCCTACGCGACGTTCCGCCACCCGGCGACCACCCCGCTGGTGCAGATCGGGCCGGACCAGTGGCTGCTCGAGCTGCACCACGGTCCGACGCTCGCCTTCAAGGACGTCGCGCTGCAGCTCGTCGGGCGGCTGTTCGATCACGTGCTCGGCCAGCGCGGCCAGCGGGTGACAATCGTCGGCGCGACGAGCGGCGACACCGGCTCGGCGGCGATCGACGGAGTGCTGGGCTGCGCGCACGTCGACATCGTCATCCTCTACCCGCACGGCCGGGTGAGCGACGTCCAGCGGCGCCAGATGACCACTGTCGACGCACCGAACGTGCACACCGTCGCCGTCGACGGCACGTTCGACGACTGCCAGGACCTGGTGAAGGCGATGTTCAACGACGCCCCCTTCCGTCAGGAGCTGTCGTTGTCGGCGGTGAACAGCATCAACTGGGCGCGGGTGATGGCCCAGGTCGTCTACTACGTGGTCGCCGTCGACGCGCTCGGCGGCCAGCCGCTGAGCTTCAGCGTGCCCACCGGGAACTTCGGCAACGTGCTGGCGGGCTGGATCGCCCGTGAGGCAGGGGCCCCGATCGAGACGCTCGTCGTCGGCTCGAACACGAACGACATCCTCACCCGCTTCTTCGAGACGCACTCGATGACGACCAGCACCGTGGTGCCGACGCTGTCGCCGTCGATGGACATCCAGGTGTCGTCCAACTTCGAGCGGCTGCTCTACGAGATCAACGACCGCGACGGTGGGATGACCGCCGAGCAGATGGCTCGCTTCCGGGCCTGCGGGCGCCTCGACGTGGAAGCCGACCAGTACACGCGTTGGATCGCCCCGGTGTTCCGCAGTGCACGCTTCGACGACGCTGCGACGCTCGCCGAGATCGGCCGAGTGCACGCCGAGACCGGGCTTCTGATCGACCCCCACACCGCGGTCGGCACCGCGGCAGCACGAGTCCGCTGCGTTCCGGGGATACCGATGGTGACCCTCGCCACCGCCCATGCGGCCAAGTTCCCCGACGCCGTGCACAAGGCCACCGGCGTGCACCCCCCGCTGCCGGCCCATCTGGCCGACCTGCTCGAGCGCCCCGAGCGCACCACCCGCCTGCCGAACGATCTCGCCGCGGTGCAAGCCTTCGTCCGCACTGTCGCCCGCCCCTGA
- a CDS encoding homoserine dehydrogenase — protein sequence MGVLGCGNVGAALVQLVTRQADAIAARTGVRLEVTRVAVRNLSREREVDLDEGVLTRDAHAVVTDPNIDLVVEVIGGIEPARELITGAIARGKPVVTANKELLANVGAELFAAADAAGVDLLFEAAVAGGIPLVRVLRESLLGEPVRRVMGILNGTTNYILTKMTEDGADYAEALAEAQRLGYAERDPTADVEGFDAGAKAAILASIAFGKRVVAGDVYHEGIAAVSAGDIAMAKRLGYVVKLLGIAEQDAETGEIAVRVHPAMVPVHHPLASVRESYNAVFIEGDAVGSLMFFGRGAGGMPTASAVLGDVIDAAVNLVKGAHGTIGSFGKAQIRAIDETSAEYLLSLDVADIPGVLHAVTGVFARHLVSIRAAEQEGSGDGARLVFITHVAKESAVQATLRELRDLDVVHSVGSLLRVIGS from the coding sequence ATCGGTGTGCTCGGCTGCGGCAACGTCGGCGCCGCGCTGGTACAGCTCGTCACGCGCCAGGCCGACGCCATCGCCGCCCGCACCGGCGTGCGCCTGGAGGTGACGCGCGTGGCGGTGCGCAACCTGTCGCGCGAGCGCGAGGTCGACTTGGACGAGGGCGTGCTCACGCGTGACGCCCACGCGGTGGTTACGGATCCCAACATCGACCTCGTCGTCGAGGTGATCGGTGGCATCGAACCGGCGCGCGAGCTGATCACCGGCGCGATCGCCCGCGGCAAGCCGGTGGTGACGGCGAACAAGGAGCTGCTCGCGAACGTCGGCGCCGAGCTGTTCGCAGCTGCCGATGCTGCCGGCGTCGACCTGCTGTTCGAGGCCGCGGTCGCCGGGGGGATCCCTCTGGTGCGGGTGCTGCGCGAGAGCCTGCTCGGCGAGCCGGTGCGCCGAGTGATGGGCATTCTGAACGGCACCACCAACTACATCCTCACCAAGATGACCGAGGACGGCGCCGACTACGCCGAGGCTCTGGCCGAGGCACAGCGCCTCGGCTACGCGGAGCGCGATCCGACCGCCGATGTCGAGGGCTTCGACGCGGGGGCCAAGGCGGCGATCCTCGCCTCGATCGCGTTCGGCAAGCGGGTGGTCGCCGGCGACGTGTACCACGAGGGCATCGCCGCGGTGTCCGCGGGCGACATCGCGATGGCCAAGCGGCTCGGCTACGTGGTGAAGCTGCTCGGCATCGCGGAACAAGACGCGGAGACCGGCGAGATCGCGGTGCGCGTGCACCCGGCGATGGTGCCGGTGCACCACCCTCTGGCGAGCGTGCGGGAGAGCTACAACGCGGTCTTCATCGAAGGCGACGCGGTGGGCTCGCTGATGTTCTTCGGCCGTGGCGCCGGCGGCATGCCGACGGCTAGTGCCGTGCTCGGAGACGTCATCGACGCCGCCGTCAACCTGGTGAAGGGCGCACACGGCACCATCGGCAGCTTCGGCAAGGCACAGATCCGCGCGATCGACGAGACCAGCGCCGAGTACCTGCTGAGCCTCGACGTCGCCGACATCCCCGGGGTGCTCCACGCGGTCACCGGCGTCTTCGCCCGGCACCTCGTGAGCATCAGGGCCGCGGAGCAAGAGGGCAGCGGCGACGGAGCCCGCCTCGTGTTCATCACCCACGTGGCCAAGGAGTCCGCCGTGCAGGCGACACTGCGTGAGCTGCGCGACCTCGACGTGGTGCACTCCGTCGGCAGCCTGCTGCGCGTGATCGGGAGCTGA